One window of the Actinomycetota bacterium genome contains the following:
- the pabB gene encoding aminodeoxychorismate synthase component I, with translation MKEISIPISSFEAFGRLKDEPHSFFLDSQVDPQKLGRFSFMGSDPFLIFRSKGSKIEITEESHHRMLEGNPFDILRSLLNRYQLDAPPGVFPFLGGAVGYFAYDLCHFIEELPSQAIDDLDLPHCYLCFYDRGVVFDHLNGEIYLVSTGFPEEHRTKAEIRAEARLRELENKLRRETNSVRQSLQHLGKVSLRSNFSKEGYLEAVQAAREYIIAGDIFQVNLSQRFETALPISPFELYKRLRSINPAPFAAFLNFDGIKVVSASPERFLRLNGRRVETRPIKGTRPRGKSPVQDGTLARELMDSGKDKAEHIMIVDLERNDLGRVCEYGSVKVSECMVLETYATIFHLVSTIEGRLCEDKDRFDLLKACFPGGSITGAPKVRAMEIIDELEPTRRNIYTGSIGYLSFAGDMDLSIVIRTFLITEGRAYFQVGGGIVFDSDPEAEYVETLDKARALIKALNL, from the coding sequence GTGAAAGAAATCTCCATTCCCATCTCCTCTTTCGAAGCCTTTGGGCGCTTAAAGGATGAACCCCATAGCTTCTTTTTGGATAGTCAGGTGGACCCTCAAAAATTGGGACGGTTCTCTTTTATGGGAAGTGACCCCTTCCTCATCTTCAGAAGCAAAGGTAGTAAAATCGAGATCACAGAGGAGTCTCATCACCGAATGCTTGAGGGTAACCCTTTCGATATCCTCAGGAGTTTGCTGAATCGCTACCAACTAGATGCACCACCTGGTGTATTCCCTTTCCTAGGGGGAGCGGTGGGGTATTTTGCTTATGATCTTTGCCACTTCATCGAAGAACTTCCGTCCCAAGCCATCGACGATTTAGACCTGCCCCATTGTTACCTCTGTTTTTACGACCGAGGGGTGGTCTTTGATCATCTCAATGGCGAGATTTATCTGGTCTCCACCGGTTTTCCCGAGGAGCATCGGACTAAAGCTGAGATTAGAGCCGAAGCCAGGCTGAGAGAGCTTGAAAATAAGTTGCGGAGGGAAACGAATTCGGTGCGTCAATCCCTGCAACATCTGGGCAAGGTTTCGCTCCGCTCCAATTTCAGTAAGGAGGGATATCTGGAAGCGGTGCAGGCGGCGAGGGAATACATCATCGCCGGTGATATCTTTCAGGTGAACCTCTCCCAGAGGTTTGAGACCGCTTTACCCATATCTCCCTTTGAATTGTATAAGAGGCTGAGGAGCATAAATCCAGCACCCTTTGCCGCCTTTTTGAATTTCGATGGAATCAAGGTGGTCAGCGCATCTCCGGAGAGGTTTCTAAGACTCAATGGAAGAAGGGTGGAAACGAGACCAATCAAGGGGACTCGACCAAGGGGCAAAAGTCCAGTGCAAGATGGGACATTGGCCCGGGAGCTCATGGATAGTGGGAAGGATAAAGCCGAGCACATAATGATAGTGGATCTTGAGAGGAACGACCTGGGGCGGGTTTGCGAGTACGGATCGGTCAAGGTATCCGAGTGCATGGTCCTGGAGACTTACGCCACCATCTTTCATCTGGTCTCAACGATTGAGGGAAGACTCTGTGAGGATAAAGACCGCTTCGACCTCCTGAAGGCTTGTTTCCCGGGAGGTTCAATAACGGGAGCTCCAAAGGTGAGAGCCATGGAAATAATAGACGAGCTCGAACCGACCAGAAGAAACATTTATACTGGCTCCATAGGTTACTTGAGTTTCGCGGGCGATATGGATCTGAGTATAGTCATCCGAACCTTTTTGATAACCGAAGGCAGGGCTTATTTCCAGGTGGG